A stretch of the Vicia villosa cultivar HV-30 ecotype Madison, WI unplaced genomic scaffold, Vvil1.0 ctg.000177F_1_1, whole genome shotgun sequence genome encodes the following:
- the LOC131625006 gene encoding uncharacterized protein LOC131625006: protein MSSLPHYLSMNSAFGVGGATALSHSSVANSQSPAGNRDRSMASSEQLVLELSTPELRENALLELSKKREQFQDLAPLLWNSFGTIAALLQEIVSIYPVLSPPNLTPAQSNRVCNALALLQCVASHPDTRMLFLNAHIPLYLYPFLNTTSKSRPFEYLRLTSLGVIGALVKVDDTEVISFLLSTEIIPLCLRTMEMGSELSKTVATFIVQKILLDDVGLDYICTTAERFFAVGRVLGNMVAALAEQPSSRLLKHIIRCYLRLSDNPRACDALRSCLPDMLRDATFSSCLREDPTTRKWLQQLLHNVGGNRVPALQGGGGFDHLMVN from the exons ATGTCGAGTTTGCCCCATTATCTGTCTATGAACTCTGCATTCGGTGTTGGTGGTGCTACTGCTCTTTCTCATTCTTCCGTTGCTAACTCTCAATCTCCCGCCGGTAACCGGGATCGGAGCATGGCTTCTTCTGAACAACTCGTTCTCGAACTCAGTACCCCAGAGCTTCGTGAAAATGCTCTTCTCGAACTCTCTAAG AAGAGAGAGCAATTTCAAGATCTTGCTCCCTTGCTATGGAATTCATTTGGCACTATTGCAGCACTTTTGCAG gaaatagtGTCGATATACCCAGTTCTATCACCACCCAATCTCACTCCTGCACAATCAAATCGAGTGTGCAATGCCCTTGCTCTTCTTCAG TGCGTAGCATCTCACCCGGATACAAGGATGCTATTCCTCAACG cTCATATTCCATTGTATCTGTACCCCTTCCTGAACACCACAAGTAAGTCAAGACCTTTTGAGTACTTGAGGCTGACTAGTCTTGGTGTCATTGGTGCATTAGTGAAG GTCGATGATACCGAGGTTATTAGTTTTCTGCTTTCTACTGAAATAATTCCACTATGCCTGCGCACTATGGAAATGGGGAGTGAGCTCTCCAAAACA GTTGCAACATTTATTGTTCAAAAGATTCTGTTAGATGACGTGGGCTTGGACTACATCTGTACTACTGCTGAGCGTTTCTTTGCAGTAGGTCGAGTTCTTGGAAATATGGTGGCAGCTCTTGCTGAGCAACCATCATCTCGTCTGCTGAAGCATATCATTCGATGCTATCTTCGCCTGTCAGATAACCCAAG GGCTTGTGATGCACTAAGAAGCTGTCTTCCAGACATGTTAAGAGACGCTACTTTCAGCAGCTGCCTACGT GAGGACCCCACAACTAGGAAGTGGCTGCAACAATTGCTGCACAATGTTGGAGGGAATCGGGTTCCCGCACTTCAAGGTGGAGGAGGTTTTGATCATCTAATGGTGAATTGA